The Hymenobacter swuensis DY53 genome includes the window CACGCTGGTGTGGGTATAGCCGCCGGCATTCAGCACGATGCCGTGGTAGCTGAAGCCTACTTCGTGCAATTTGTCAATCAACTCCCCCTCGTGGTTGCTCTGGAAATATTCCAGCTCGAAGTTTGGGAAGCCTTCGCGTAGCTCGGGCAGGTATTCTTCGAAGGAGCGGGTGCCGTAGATGCCGGGCTCACGCCGGCCCAGCAGGTTCAGGTTGGGGCCGTTAAGAAGGAGGATTTTCATGGTAGGGCTTCGTTGGTAGTGCCTGGCGCCTGGGAAGTAGTAAGCAGAGCCGAAGACAGAGTTTGTAGCTTGCGGAGGCAGCTGTTGCCGCAAGCTACGGCTGCAACGCAAGTAAAGCGAAGTTTTAACCTGCGTTGCAGTGGCCGATGCCCAAATGCTACGCATCAGGCACTACCAACCAAGCACTATCTCAACATGTCCACCTGGTCCGTTACCATCAAGCAGTTTGCCGGTTATCTGCAGCTGGAAAAGTCCCTGTCTTTAAACTCGGTGCAGGCATACGTGCGCGACGTGGAGAAGCTGCGGCAGTATCTGGAGCTGGAGAAGCTGCCGGCCTCGCCCCAGCAGGTGACCACCCGCCTGTTGCGCGACTTTCTTACCAGCCTGGGCGGGCTGGGGCTGGAAGCTACCTCGCAGGCCCGCATTCTGTCGGGCATCAAGGCTTTCTACCGCTTCCTGATCATGGAAGATATGCTGGCCATTGACCCCACCGACACGCTGGAAGCTCCCAAAACCGGCCGTAAGCTGCCCGATACGCTCAGCTACCCCGAGATTGAGCAGCTGCTCAGTGGCATTGACCTGAGTACGCCTGAGGGCACCCGCAACCGGGCCATGCTGGAAGTGCTCTACAGCTCGGGCCTGCGGGTAAGCGAGCTGACGGGCCTGCGCCTCTCCAATATCTACGCCGACCAAGGCTTCGTGCGCGTGACGGGCAAAGGCAATAAGGAGCGGCTGGTACCCATCGGGCGTGATGCGCTGAAGCACTTGGGCTTCTATCTGCAGGGCATCCGGGCCCATCTCGATATCAAGCCCGGACACGAGGATATCGTGTTTCTAAACAACCGGGGCAGCGGTATTTCGCGGGTGTCGGTGTTTACCATCATCAAAGCCGCCGCCGAGAAGGCTGGAATTCGCAAGAGCATCAGCCCGCACACGTTCCGGCACAGCTTCGCCACCCACCTCATTGAGGGCGGGGCCGATTTGCGGGCCGTGCAGGAAATGCTGGGCCACGAGAGCATCACCACCACCGAAATCTATACCCACTTGGACCGGGACTACCTGCGCCAGGTCATCACCGAGTTTCACCCCCGCAGTTAGGAGCCGGATATCAGTGGATTTATTGCTCCTGGGCCTGGCAGGTACTGAGCCACTCCACCGCTTCGGCAGATTCGTCAAAAATCTGGATTTCGAACTGCTTGAAGATCTGGTGTGCCGGAGTGGGCGTGTAGGCTGTAACCAGCGTTTGGGCCTGGGCCACATGCGCCACAAAGCGCAACCCGGCTTGGGCGGCGGCTGGCCCCCATTCGTGGGAAAGCCAGAACAAGGAGTCGAACCACGGGCCTTCGAGGCGGCTGTTGTCGTTTAGCAGGTACGCGCAGTGCAGCTGTTGCAACATCTGTAAACCGGCCAGGGCTCCTTCCCGGGCTTGCTCCGGCCCCACAAAGCCCTGCCAGGTGACGCGTAGCCATTGCCGGTCGGTGTCGTATAGTAGCTGGCAGTAGTTGGGGCTGCCGGGGGCGGAGAGGTAATGAGGTTGCATAGGTATCGGGCTACAATAGGCGTAGTGTATTGAACGGATAAATGTTTCGGGAGGATGCCTGAGCCGGGCGGAAACCTATTTTTGCGTTTTCGCCGCCTTGCTTTGCTCCGCATGTCCCAGGTTTCTGCTCTGTCTGCCCCCCGCCGTTTGTTTGTTGCTCCGGTGTGGTGGGCGGTGCTGGCGCTGCTGCTGCTGAGCCTGATGTACGTGGCCCCGGCCGGCCGCACCTACATTCTCATCGACGATAACCTGGACACTGAGTTGGCCGTGCCCTATGCCCTTATGCAGGAAGGCAAAGCCCTTGATTACCATCCTGCCACAGTAGTAAACCGGCTGATGAACGGTCTGCCCCGCAACGCGCTGCGGCCGGGCCTGCAGCCGCTGGTGGGCCTGCTGGCCGTGCTGCCGCCGCTGCCAGCCTACCTGCTGCACGAGCTGCTGGTGCGACTGGCAGGCCTGCTGGGGCTGTACGTGCTGCTGCGCCGGTACGGGTTGCCTGCGGCTCACCATGCTCAACTGTGCGCCGTGCTGGCCTTGGCTTGGGCCGTTCTACCGGGCTACACGGCCTACGGAGTATCGGTGCTGGGGCAGCCCTGGGTGCTGTGGGCACTGCTGAATCTGCGGGCGGGCCGCTCCCGGGTGAGCAGCTATCTGGTGTTGATGGGGTTTGCCTGTTGGTCGAGTCTGGTGCTGGCGGGCGTGTTTGTGCTGGCGGCGGCAGGAATATGGCTGACCTGGGACGCGTACCGCAACCGGCGCGTGGCGTGGCGGCCGTTGGTGGGCCTGGGCGTACTGGCTGGCAGCTATTTGGCAGTGGAATATCCGCTAGTGTCCTCTTTGCTGAACAAGCAGTTTGTGCCGCACCGATTGGAGTTTGATTATGCCCGACTGTCCTCCGGTGGGGTAGGAGCGGGGTTGGTATCAGCGGCCCGGTACTTTCTGCTGGGCCAGTACCACGCCAGTAGCTTCCTGCGGGCGGCACCGTTGCTGGCCGCTGGCGCAGCGGTCTGGCTGCTGCCCGCTGGTCCGGGCCGACAGCGGCTGTGGCGAAAGTTGAGCGTATTACTCGGGTTGCTGGCCGGGTTGGCGCTGTTCTGTGGATTCTACCCGCAAGTGGTGGGCGCGGTGCAACACGCGCTGCCGCCATTGCGCACGTTCAACCTGTCGCGCTTCCATTTCCTGACGCCGCTGGCGTGGTTTGGCGTGCTGGTCCTGAGTCTGCGCCAGTTGCCGGACCGCCGGGCCACCTGGACGCTGGTAATACTGCAACTGCTTATTGGCTTGGGCATGAACACCGAGTGGACGCTGAACCTGCGGCGGCAGCTGGGCCGTCTGCCAGCCTCCGAGCCTACGTATGCGGCCTTCGTGGCCCCGGAGCTGTTCCGGCAGGTCCGGCAGGAGATTGAGCAGCGCACTGGCCAGCCTCCAGCCACATACCGCGTCGCCTGCCTGGGCCTGCCGCCCGCCGTGGCCACTCTCAACGACTTCTACGCCCTCGACGCCTACCAGAACAACTATCCGCTGCCCTACAAGCACCGGTTCCG containing:
- the aroQ gene encoding type II 3-dehydroquinate dehydratase, with protein sequence MKILLLNGPNLNLLGRREPGIYGTRSFEEYLPELREGFPNFELEYFQSNHEGELIDKLHEVGFSYHGIVLNAGGYTHTSVALADAVAAIGAPVVEVHLSNLHAREDFRQKSLLGRNCVGSISGFKLDSYKLALHYFDGQRPKRVGFKV
- the xerD gene encoding site-specific tyrosine recombinase XerD, whose amino-acid sequence is MSTWSVTIKQFAGYLQLEKSLSLNSVQAYVRDVEKLRQYLELEKLPASPQQVTTRLLRDFLTSLGGLGLEATSQARILSGIKAFYRFLIMEDMLAIDPTDTLEAPKTGRKLPDTLSYPEIEQLLSGIDLSTPEGTRNRAMLEVLYSSGLRVSELTGLRLSNIYADQGFVRVTGKGNKERLVPIGRDALKHLGFYLQGIRAHLDIKPGHEDIVFLNNRGSGISRVSVFTIIKAAAEKAGIRKSISPHTFRHSFATHLIEGGADLRAVQEMLGHESITTTEIYTHLDRDYLRQVITEFHPRS
- a CDS encoding DUF6044 family protein translates to MSQVSALSAPRRLFVAPVWWAVLALLLLSLMYVAPAGRTYILIDDNLDTELAVPYALMQEGKALDYHPATVVNRLMNGLPRNALRPGLQPLVGLLAVLPPLPAYLLHELLVRLAGLLGLYVLLRRYGLPAAHHAQLCAVLALAWAVLPGYTAYGVSVLGQPWVLWALLNLRAGRSRVSSYLVLMGFACWSSLVLAGVFVLAAAGIWLTWDAYRNRRVAWRPLVGLGVLAGSYLAVEYPLVSSLLNKQFVPHRLEFDYARLSSGGVGAGLVSAARYFLLGQYHASSFLRAAPLLAAGAAVWLLPAGPGRQRLWRKLSVLLGLLAGLALFCGFYPQVVGAVQHALPPLRTFNLSRFHFLTPLAWFGVLVLSLRQLPDRRATWTLVILQLLIGLGMNTEWTLNLRRQLGRLPASEPTYAAFVAPELFRQVRQEIEQRTGQPPATYRVACLGLPPAVATLNDFYALDAYQNNYPLPYKHRFRQLIAGELARSPDLRTYFDAWGNRCYLFSAELGKNFRVAALPERKVQHWRFNTPAFRRMGGRYVLSAVRLARPEQTGLRLFGQYVAPGAYWHLWVYEVKG